A genome region from Pseudomonas pergaminensis includes the following:
- a CDS encoding transcriptional regulator, producing the protein MPDDQRQAFLDNLVSGTATRLSLAPGIQVCALRAGNRPGIALQVAREALQTGQQQRILERRFEQALAFDGCFIYLDAQDALVIWHALPATHSTLDRILSRMLSLANLQALDR; encoded by the coding sequence ATGCCCGACGATCAACGCCAGGCGTTTCTGGATAATCTGGTGAGTGGCACTGCCACTCGCCTGTCCCTCGCACCCGGTATCCAGGTGTGCGCGCTGCGCGCCGGAAACCGCCCGGGTATTGCCCTGCAAGTCGCTCGCGAAGCGTTACAGACCGGGCAACAACAACGAATTCTAGAACGACGCTTTGAGCAAGCGCTGGCATTCGATGGGTGTTTTATTTACCTCGATGCCCAGGACGCACTGGTGATCTGGCACGCGCTGCCAGCAACCCACAGCACGCTGGACAGAATCCTCAGCCGGATGCTTTCACTGGCGAACCTGCAAGCCTTGGACCGCTGA
- the hrpT gene encoding HrpT family type III secretion system protein: protein MKLRPLCVISIGIALLVSGCTPTCKGDSCSRPQSTTDKMVIWWPPQMRVEPGPAGERPDYQTVSLQR, encoded by the coding sequence ATGAAACTCAGACCTTTATGCGTCATCTCGATCGGCATAGCATTGCTCGTCAGCGGTTGTACGCCCACCTGCAAGGGTGATTCTTGCTCACGCCCGCAATCGACCACGGACAAGATGGTGATCTGGTGGCCGCCACAGATGCGCGTCGAGCCTGGCCCCGCCGGCGAGCGCCCGGACTACCAGACGGTGTCACTGCAGCGATGA
- the sctC gene encoding type III secretion system outer membrane ring subunit SctC has protein sequence MDNKTDKHLSLLLHLREKRSRTPYWRGLLILPWLLAPTGNAFAAIPPEWKNTAYAYAAEHKPLRDVLEDFAQTFGTKLQIEGLLEGNVNGKIRANTPQSMLDRLGVEHRFQWYLYNNTLFISTLDQQQSERLEVSSETISDLKQALTDIGLLDSRFGWGELPEDGVVLVSGPKTYIEQAKQFSSKRRSTDEKQSVLSYPLKFANAADRTLDYRGEKLIIPGVASILRSLLEPRSTSTLAGLSQPPAPQPALLTPNLPRLTNPLLGQMLGANGNTGQLDASPTMTARAPTSTSRIRVEADVRNNAVLIYDLPERQAMYRELINQLDVARKLIEIDAIILDIERTQLREFGVNWGFQNSRFRGGVNMAPGTSSQLSIENRDRFYADIRALEEKGLATIVSNPSVLTLENQPAVIDFNRTQYLTPGSEYASILPVTVGTSFQVVPRVTTSRGGHQIHLAVDIEDGNFDESNADPNHLDVRRGKVSTQAVMAEKRSLVVGGFHVTESTDKQRKIPLLGDIPLLGKALFSSTERQNNRRERLFILTPRVIGDQDDPSRYLPQADQAELQAALAPLARRYSPHQPVIKRSDITTTLAHLVSGEVPKAFKAAPMPLGLNTLCSTRNLLSLNTERSQWYAGPEYNVAVVVLRNQFNRNVRIDEKECSNSQTLAVTVWPRAWLKPGEEAEVFIAMRPVVKDEHLSVPRPSLITPAQKALP, from the coding sequence ATGGATAACAAGACTGACAAGCACTTAAGCTTGCTCCTGCACCTGCGCGAGAAACGCTCAAGAACACCGTACTGGCGCGGCCTGTTGATACTGCCCTGGTTGCTTGCCCCTACTGGAAACGCCTTCGCTGCCATCCCCCCGGAATGGAAAAACACCGCCTATGCCTATGCGGCCGAGCACAAGCCTCTTCGGGACGTACTCGAAGATTTCGCCCAGACCTTCGGCACCAAACTACAGATCGAGGGCCTGCTGGAAGGCAACGTCAACGGCAAAATCCGCGCGAATACGCCACAGTCGATGCTGGACCGGCTGGGGGTTGAGCATCGCTTCCAGTGGTATCTGTACAACAACACTCTGTTCATCAGCACGCTGGACCAGCAGCAGTCTGAGCGCCTGGAAGTCTCCTCCGAGACGATTTCCGACCTTAAGCAGGCACTGACCGACATCGGGCTACTCGATAGCCGTTTCGGTTGGGGCGAGTTGCCGGAAGACGGTGTCGTGCTCGTCTCCGGCCCCAAAACCTATATCGAACAGGCCAAGCAGTTCAGCAGTAAACGTCGCTCAACCGATGAGAAACAGAGCGTGCTGAGTTACCCGCTGAAATTCGCCAATGCCGCGGACCGCACGCTGGACTATCGCGGCGAAAAACTCATCATTCCCGGAGTTGCCAGCATTCTGCGTAGCCTGCTGGAGCCGCGCTCTACTTCTACGCTGGCGGGGCTGAGCCAACCACCCGCCCCCCAACCCGCTCTCCTGACACCCAACCTGCCCCGGTTGACCAACCCGCTGTTGGGCCAGATGCTCGGCGCAAATGGCAATACCGGGCAGTTGGATGCCAGCCCGACAATGACCGCGCGCGCACCGACATCTACAAGTCGAATCCGCGTCGAAGCCGATGTGCGCAATAACGCCGTGCTGATCTATGACTTGCCTGAACGCCAGGCCATGTACCGCGAGCTGATCAACCAGCTCGACGTCGCGCGCAAGCTGATCGAAATCGATGCGATCATTCTCGACATCGAGCGTACGCAGTTGCGTGAATTCGGGGTGAACTGGGGGTTCCAGAACAGCCGCTTCCGGGGCGGTGTCAACATGGCACCCGGCACCTCGTCGCAGCTGTCGATTGAAAACCGCGATCGTTTCTATGCCGATATTCGCGCACTGGAAGAAAAGGGACTGGCAACCATAGTCTCGAACCCTTCGGTGCTTACCCTGGAAAACCAACCAGCAGTAATCGACTTCAACCGCACCCAGTACCTCACTCCCGGCAGTGAATATGCATCCATTTTGCCCGTCACCGTGGGCACCAGTTTCCAGGTGGTCCCCAGGGTTACCACCAGTCGAGGCGGCCACCAGATCCATTTGGCAGTGGACATCGAAGATGGCAACTTCGACGAGAGCAACGCTGACCCCAATCACCTTGATGTACGCCGGGGCAAGGTCAGCACCCAAGCGGTAATGGCAGAAAAGCGTTCGCTGGTGGTTGGCGGGTTCCATGTCACTGAAAGTACCGACAAGCAGAGAAAGATTCCTCTGCTGGGCGATATCCCACTGTTGGGCAAGGCACTGTTTTCCTCGACCGAACGCCAGAACAATCGCCGTGAACGCCTGTTCATCCTCACCCCGCGCGTCATCGGCGACCAGGACGATCCGTCGCGCTACTTACCGCAAGCCGATCAGGCCGAGTTGCAGGCGGCCTTAGCCCCGCTGGCACGACGGTACTCTCCCCATCAGCCCGTCATAAAGCGCAGTGACATTACCACCACCCTGGCGCATCTGGTCAGTGGGGAAGTCCCCAAGGCTTTCAAGGCAGCACCAATGCCTTTGGGGCTGAACACCTTATGCAGCACCCGCAACCTGCTGTCACTGAACACCGAGCGCAGCCAGTGGTACGCAGGCCCGGAATACAACGTGGCGGTCGTGGTATTGCGCAACCAATTCAACCGCAACGTACGTATCGACGAGAAAGAGTGCAGCAACTCGCAGACCCTGGCAGTCACCGTGTGGCCGCGCGCCTGGCTCAAGCCAGGTGAAGAAGCCGAGGTATTTATCGCCATGCGTCCGGTGGTGAAGGATGAACACCTCAGTGTGCCCCGTCCGTCCTTGATCACTCCTGCTCAGAAGGCCCTGCCATGA
- a CDS encoding type III secretion protein, producing the protein MDELITRWLGSHEEQLSLFEGDDEIILRRQFGSFQLSVQLTPHCPAQFSLETWMRLGEASLNHFQGALAQASVTGALWLAQCIPDTHQTRLLLNTIEQLLNQRDTWRAVVARQVKQHLKRPPSPLRSLAL; encoded by the coding sequence GTGGATGAACTGATCACTCGCTGGTTGGGTAGTCATGAAGAGCAACTGTCGCTGTTCGAAGGCGACGACGAAATCATCCTGCGGCGTCAATTCGGATCGTTTCAGCTAAGCGTGCAACTGACGCCGCACTGCCCCGCCCAGTTCTCCTTGGAAACGTGGATGAGACTAGGGGAAGCCAGCCTCAATCATTTTCAGGGTGCGCTCGCCCAGGCTTCGGTCACCGGTGCGCTGTGGCTGGCTCAGTGCATACCGGACACACACCAGACGCGCCTTCTGCTCAATACCATCGAACAACTGCTCAACCAACGCGACACCTGGCGCGCGGTTGTCGCGCGCCAGGTTAAGCAGCACCTCAAACGCCCTCCCTCACCGCTACGCTCGCTGGCACTTTAG
- the sctL gene encoding type III secretion system stator protein SctL, whose protein sequence is MLCRRKIELYEKASDLAHVLIKREILSQSTQAYELVERAKLQADHLVSEAVQQRDTFHEQANLEFWRRADRVLGQWEHQRLIMCEQLERYATAITNEAFCHLLEEVPPAKRLTALIKQLTANQLPSVQACLLCHPPEREDLECSLAALDITLWTVRPDERVKPQALVLETTEGDFHIDWHTLRDMLLIQETPPSTPKP, encoded by the coding sequence ATGCTATGCCGACGCAAGATTGAGTTATATGAAAAGGCCTCTGATCTGGCCCATGTCCTGATAAAGCGAGAAATACTCAGCCAGAGTACCCAAGCCTACGAACTGGTAGAGCGTGCGAAGCTACAGGCTGATCACCTGGTGAGTGAGGCCGTACAGCAACGTGACACCTTCCATGAACAGGCAAACCTGGAGTTCTGGCGAAGGGCAGATCGCGTGCTGGGACAGTGGGAACATCAGCGGCTCATCATGTGCGAGCAACTGGAGCGTTATGCAACTGCAATCACCAACGAAGCCTTTTGCCATCTGTTAGAGGAGGTGCCGCCTGCAAAACGCCTTACCGCCTTGATCAAACAATTGACAGCCAACCAACTCCCATCGGTCCAAGCCTGCCTGCTGTGCCATCCCCCTGAGCGAGAGGATCTTGAATGCAGCCTCGCTGCGTTGGACATAACGCTCTGGACCGTACGGCCTGATGAAAGAGTCAAGCCCCAGGCATTGGTATTGGAAACAACGGAGGGCGACTTCCACATCGACTGGCACACCCTGCGCGACATGCTGTTGATACAGGAGACCCCACCGTCGACTCCGAAGCCTTGA
- a CDS encoding MerR family transcriptional regulator, translating into MNEALAWAQWWFSPWSQAHEEWDELSQCLGLDDLWRAQHSRASVALNIAPCLPLPPQGAVLQLALASAEQLQQMLALLGHICHRPVDGAVSDAQHLWCLRLSKAITLEALLPGDADPLHLLQAWVEPAVWQRLRLRFPPQRVRRLEYQQLALEDTRGRLDTLWKALVWRVISPNDEDFPSS; encoded by the coding sequence ATGAATGAGGCACTGGCGTGGGCGCAATGGTGGTTCTCCCCATGGAGCCAGGCCCATGAAGAATGGGACGAACTTAGCCAATGCTTAGGGCTCGATGATCTCTGGCGTGCTCAGCACTCGCGGGCCAGTGTGGCCCTGAACATCGCCCCCTGCCTCCCATTACCGCCTCAAGGCGCGGTTCTGCAACTGGCACTCGCATCAGCAGAGCAACTGCAGCAGATGCTGGCGCTGTTGGGTCATATTTGCCATCGGCCCGTCGATGGAGCCGTCAGCGACGCCCAGCATTTATGGTGCTTGCGCCTCTCCAAAGCAATAACCCTGGAAGCCCTGCTACCTGGCGACGCAGACCCTCTGCATCTGTTGCAGGCCTGGGTGGAGCCCGCCGTTTGGCAGCGCCTTCGACTGCGCTTCCCCCCACAGCGTGTGCGACGGCTGGAATACCAACAGCTTGCACTCGAAGACACACGTGGACGACTGGATACGCTCTGGAAAGCACTGGTCTGGCGAGTCATATCACCCAATGACGAAGATTTTCCGAGCTCATAA
- the sctJ gene encoding type III secretion system inner membrane ring lipoprotein SctJ, whose amino-acid sequence MIHSLATGLALSLVVLLAGCSDSVELRRQLSEQEANEVIAELADKHIRARKVPAKDGDVVIVNASDISRAVRTLEAAGLPRMARATMGDTFRKEGVISTPMEERARYIYALSQELEATLSKIDGVIVARVHVVLPERVAPGEPVQPASASVFIKHDPRLEPDNIRGRVRRMVASSIPGMTTEVDNSRKLSVIFVPAAAYQEQQRLSYFGPFLLPENDLTFWRVTTSLTFIGSVLGILAAVIWHRHRQSLLAKASKATEPDE is encoded by the coding sequence ATGATTCACTCTCTGGCCACAGGGCTGGCTTTATCATTGGTAGTACTGCTCGCAGGGTGTTCCGATAGCGTTGAACTGCGTCGACAACTTTCCGAACAGGAAGCCAACGAGGTCATCGCAGAACTGGCGGACAAACATATACGCGCTCGAAAAGTCCCAGCCAAAGACGGAGATGTTGTTATCGTCAATGCCAGCGACATCAGCCGTGCCGTTCGCACACTGGAGGCCGCAGGACTACCCCGGATGGCTCGCGCCACAATGGGAGACACTTTCCGCAAGGAAGGGGTTATTTCCACTCCGATGGAGGAGCGCGCTCGCTACATTTATGCCCTGTCCCAAGAGCTGGAAGCCACCCTATCTAAAATCGATGGCGTCATCGTCGCCCGGGTACACGTCGTATTGCCCGAGCGTGTTGCACCGGGAGAACCTGTTCAACCGGCGTCTGCTTCGGTGTTTATCAAGCACGACCCGAGACTTGAACCCGACAATATCCGGGGGCGTGTACGCCGGATGGTTGCCAGCAGCATCCCAGGCATGACGACAGAAGTCGATAACTCACGAAAGCTGAGCGTAATTTTCGTACCTGCAGCGGCTTATCAAGAGCAGCAACGGCTGAGCTACTTCGGGCCGTTTCTGCTTCCCGAAAATGACCTGACGTTTTGGCGTGTGACTACGTCACTGACATTCATCGGCAGCGTGCTTGGGATACTGGCTGCAGTGATTTGGCATAGACACCGGCAAAGCCTGTTGGCGAAAGCAAGCAAGGCCACAGAACCTGATGAATGA
- a CDS encoding sigma 54-interacting transcriptional regulator has product MSASYHHGYETDTPHFEDPDIENTLNATATRNIDILLLGETGTGKDTLALRIHNLSGRRGNFVAVNCAAIPESLAESQLFGVNTGAYTGAVQSRSGFIEASHLGTLYLDEIDSMPLALQAKLLRVLESRGVERLGSTRFIPVDMRVIASAQQSLYEMVEQGAFRRDLYFRLSVVSIHLPALRNRRERIIPLFLKMVRQEAEYFHCAAERPSEALIQQLLCHPWRGNARELRSTVKRFVLGLPPFSSVSKTDSSDNEKNLKQRLQQIEKVLIEESLRRHAQCVDGSAEELGMAKRTLYYRMKLLEISAD; this is encoded by the coding sequence ATGTCGGCCTCCTATCATCATGGATATGAAACAGATACGCCGCACTTTGAGGATCCTGATATTGAAAACACACTCAACGCTACGGCTACACGCAATATTGATATCCTGTTACTTGGGGAAACCGGTACAGGTAAAGACACGCTAGCCCTGCGAATTCATAATTTATCCGGACGACGTGGAAACTTTGTCGCGGTGAACTGCGCGGCTATTCCGGAGAGCCTTGCTGAAAGTCAATTGTTCGGCGTCAATACCGGAGCCTATACCGGTGCTGTGCAATCGCGGTCGGGTTTTATCGAGGCCTCGCACTTGGGCACACTTTACCTGGATGAAATCGACAGCATGCCGCTCGCGTTACAAGCCAAGTTGCTACGCGTGCTGGAATCCCGAGGCGTTGAGCGATTAGGCTCGACACGGTTCATTCCCGTGGATATGCGCGTCATCGCCTCCGCCCAGCAATCACTTTATGAAATGGTTGAACAAGGCGCTTTCAGGCGCGACCTTTACTTTCGCCTGAGCGTTGTCAGCATACATCTCCCCGCACTGCGCAACCGCCGCGAGCGGATCATACCTTTATTTCTCAAGATGGTTAGACAGGAGGCGGAATACTTCCATTGCGCAGCAGAGCGCCCTTCAGAAGCGCTGATCCAGCAGCTTTTATGCCACCCTTGGCGGGGCAACGCGCGCGAATTGCGATCCACGGTAAAGCGATTTGTGCTGGGGCTTCCCCCTTTCTCGTCCGTCTCTAAGACAGACTCATCCGATAACGAAAAAAACTTGAAACAGCGTCTGCAGCAAATCGAAAAAGTATTAATTGAGGAGTCATTGCGCCGTCACGCTCAGTGCGTGGATGGGAGTGCTGAGGAACTGGGCATGGCCAAGCGCACGCTTTACTACCGCATGAAACTACTGGAAATATCAGCCGACTGA
- the ychF gene encoding redox-regulated ATPase YchF: protein MGFNCGIVGLPNVGKSTLFNALTKSGIAAENFPFCTIEPNSGIVPMPDPRLEALAAIVNPKRILPTTMEFVDIAGLVAGASKGEGLGNKFLANIRETDAIAHVVRCFEDENVIHVSNSVDPKRDIEIIDLELIFADLDSCEKQLQKVARNAKGGDKDAVVQKGLLEQLIAHFTEGKPARSLMKNMGADEKAVIKGFHLLTTKPVMYIANVAEDGFENNPLLDVVKAIADEEGAIVVPVCNKIEAEIAELDDGEEKDMFLEALGLTEPGLNRVIRAGYEMLNLQTYFTAGVEEVRAWTVKVGATAPQAAGVIHTDFEKGFIRAEVIAYNDFIQYKGEAGTKEAGKWRLEGKEYIVKDGDVMHFRFNV from the coding sequence ATGGGATTCAATTGCGGCATCGTCGGCCTGCCCAACGTCGGCAAATCCACCCTGTTCAACGCCCTGACCAAGTCCGGTATCGCAGCGGAGAACTTCCCCTTCTGCACCATCGAGCCCAATAGCGGCATCGTGCCTATGCCCGATCCGCGCCTGGAAGCCCTGGCGGCCATCGTCAACCCCAAGCGCATCCTGCCGACCACCATGGAGTTCGTCGACATCGCTGGCCTGGTCGCCGGCGCCTCGAAAGGTGAAGGCCTGGGCAACAAGTTCCTGGCCAACATCCGCGAGACCGATGCCATCGCCCACGTGGTCCGCTGCTTTGAAGACGAAAACGTGATCCACGTCTCCAACAGCGTCGACCCGAAACGCGACATCGAGATCATCGACCTGGAACTGATCTTCGCCGACCTCGACAGCTGCGAGAAGCAACTGCAGAAAGTCGCGCGTAATGCCAAGGGTGGTGACAAGGACGCTGTGGTCCAGAAAGGCCTGCTGGAGCAGTTGATCGCTCACTTCACCGAAGGCAAGCCTGCACGCAGCCTGATGAAGAACATGGGCGCTGACGAGAAGGCCGTGATCAAAGGCTTCCACCTGCTGACCACCAAGCCTGTGATGTACATCGCCAACGTCGCTGAAGACGGTTTCGAGAACAACCCGCTGCTGGACGTGGTCAAGGCCATCGCCGACGAAGAAGGCGCCATCGTGGTTCCGGTGTGCAACAAGATCGAAGCCGAAATCGCCGAGCTTGATGACGGCGAAGAAAAGGATATGTTCCTCGAGGCCCTGGGCCTGACCGAACCTGGCCTGAACCGCGTGATTCGTGCCGGCTACGAAATGCTCAACCTGCAGACCTACTTCACCGCTGGCGTCGAAGAAGTCCGCGCGTGGACCGTCAAGGTCGGCGCCACCGCGCCACAGGCTGCCGGTGTGATCCACACCGACTTCGAAAAGGGTTTTATCCGCGCCGAAGTGATCGCATACAACGATTTCATCCAGTACAAGGGTGAAGCAGGTACCAAGGAAGCCGGTAAGTGGCGTTTGGAAGGTAAGGAATACATCGTGAAAGATGGCGATGTGATGCATTTCCGCTTCAACGTTTAA
- the pth gene encoding aminoacyl-tRNA hydrolase: MTAIKLIVGLGNPGAEYEQTRHNAGALFVERIAHAQGVNLVADRKYFGLTGRFPHQGQDVRLLIPTTYMNRSGQAVAALAGFFRIKPEEILVAHDELDLPPGVAKLKLGGGHGGHNGLRDIIAQLGNQNNFYRLRLGIGHPGVASMVSNFVLGRAPRAEQEKLDASIDFALGVLPDIFAGEWNRAMKNLHSQKA, from the coding sequence GTGACTGCCATTAAACTGATCGTTGGCCTGGGAAATCCAGGCGCCGAATACGAACAGACCCGGCATAACGCGGGGGCCCTTTTTGTTGAGCGCATCGCCCACGCCCAAGGTGTGAACCTGGTGGCCGATCGCAAATATTTTGGCCTGACCGGACGCTTCCCGCATCAGGGTCAGGATGTTCGTCTGCTGATTCCCACCACCTACATGAACCGCAGCGGCCAGGCTGTCGCGGCGCTTGCGGGTTTCTTCCGGATCAAACCCGAGGAAATCCTGGTGGCCCATGACGAGTTGGACCTGCCACCCGGTGTTGCCAAGCTCAAGCTGGGCGGCGGGCATGGCGGGCACAATGGCCTGCGCGACATCATCGCGCAGCTGGGTAATCAGAATAATTTCTACCGTCTGCGGCTTGGCATTGGCCACCCAGGCGTTGCCAGTATGGTTTCAAATTTCGTCCTGGGTCGTGCGCCACGCGCCGAACAGGAAAAACTCGATGCCAGCATCGACTTTGCCCTCGGCGTGCTGCCGGATATCTTCGCCGGTGAATGGAACCGCGCGATGAAAAACCTGCACAGCCAGAAGGCCTGA
- a CDS encoding 50S ribosomal protein L25/general stress protein Ctc, whose translation MNDFTLNAQARTDLGKGASRRLRHAANIPAVVYGGNKPAESVTILAKEIAKLFENEAAYSHVIELNVDGAKQNVIVKAMQRHPSKQFIMHADFVRVVAGQKLTAIVPVHFVGEEAPVKKGGEISHVLNEIEVTCLPKDLPEFIEVDLSALEIGAIVHLSDLKAPKGVEFVALAHGDDKAVANVHAPRVAPEAEEEGAAE comes from the coding sequence ATGAACGACTTTACTCTGAACGCCCAAGCGCGTACTGACCTGGGGAAAGGTGCGAGCCGCCGCCTGCGTCACGCCGCCAACATCCCAGCCGTTGTATACGGTGGTAACAAGCCTGCTGAATCCGTGACCATCCTGGCCAAGGAAATCGCCAAGCTGTTCGAAAACGAAGCTGCCTACAGCCACGTTATCGAGCTGAACGTCGACGGCGCCAAGCAGAACGTCATCGTTAAAGCGATGCAGCGTCACCCGTCCAAGCAGTTCATCATGCACGCTGACTTCGTTCGCGTTGTAGCTGGCCAGAAACTGACCGCTATCGTGCCTGTGCACTTTGTTGGTGAAGAAGCTCCGGTCAAGAAAGGCGGCGAGATCTCGCACGTCCTGAACGAAATCGAAGTGACCTGCCTGCCGAAAGACCTGCCTGAGTTCATCGAAGTCGACCTGTCGGCTCTGGAAATCGGCGCTATCGTTCACCTGTCCGACCTCAAGGCACCTAAAGGCGTTGAGTTCGTCGCACTGGCTCACGGTGATGACAAAGCTGTTGCCAACGTTCACGCTCCACGCGTTGCTCCAGAAGCTGAAGAAGAAGGCGCTGCAGAGTAA
- a CDS encoding ribose-phosphate pyrophosphokinase yields the protein MSKMMVFTGNANPDLARRVVRQLHIPLGDISVGKFSDGEITAEINENVRGKDVFIIQPTCAPTNDNLMELVVMADAFRRSSATRITAVIPYFGYARQDRRPRSARVAISAKVVADMLTVVGIDRVLTVDLHADQIQGFFDIPVDNIYGSPVLVDDIEDQRFENLMIVSPDIGGVVRARAVAKSLGVDLGIIDKRREKANHSEVMHIIGDVEGRTCILVDDMVDTAGTLCHAAKALKEHGAAKVFAYCTHPVLSGRAIENIENSMLDELVVTNTIPLSAAAQACSRIRQLDIAPVVAEAVRRISNEESISAMFR from the coding sequence GTGTCCAAGATGATGGTCTTTACGGGGAATGCTAACCCCGATCTGGCTCGGCGTGTCGTACGTCAGCTGCATATCCCTCTCGGTGACATCTCTGTCGGTAAATTCTCCGACGGCGAAATTACAGCCGAGATCAATGAAAACGTTCGCGGTAAAGACGTCTTCATTATTCAGCCGACTTGCGCTCCGACCAACGATAACCTGATGGAACTCGTCGTGATGGCTGATGCCTTCCGCCGCTCCTCAGCGACTCGAATCACAGCTGTAATCCCTTACTTTGGTTATGCCCGTCAGGATCGCCGTCCGCGTTCCGCACGTGTGGCTATCAGCGCGAAAGTCGTGGCTGACATGCTCACCGTGGTAGGCATCGACCGTGTTCTCACGGTTGACCTGCACGCTGACCAAATCCAGGGGTTCTTCGATATTCCGGTAGATAACATCTACGGCTCCCCCGTATTGGTGGATGACATCGAAGACCAGCGCTTTGAAAACCTGATGATCGTGTCCCCGGACATTGGTGGCGTCGTGCGTGCACGGGCTGTTGCCAAATCCCTGGGCGTGGACCTCGGGATCATCGACAAACGCCGTGAGAAAGCCAATCACTCTGAAGTGATGCATATCATCGGTGATGTCGAAGGGCGTACCTGTATTCTGGTTGATGACATGGTCGACACCGCCGGCACCCTGTGCCACGCGGCGAAAGCCTTGAAAGAGCACGGTGCCGCTAAAGTCTTCGCCTACTGCACACACCCTGTGCTGTCTGGCCGAGCGATCGAGAACATCGAGAATTCAATGCTGGACGAACTGGTGGTGACCAACACCATCCCGTTGTCCGCTGCTGCTCAAGCCTGTTCGCGTATCCGTCAACTGGATATCGCACCGGTTGTTGCCGAGGCGGTTCGCCGCATCAGCAATGAAGAATCGATCAGCGCGATGTTCCGTTAA
- the ispE gene encoding 4-(cytidine 5'-diphospho)-2-C-methyl-D-erythritol kinase, with protein MSVQTLTLPSPAKLNLMLHILGRREDGYHELQTLFQFLDYGDELTFAVRDDGVIKLHTDFEGVPHDSNLIVKAAKKLQEQSGCTLGIDIWIDKILPMGGGIGGGSSNAATTLLGLNHLWQLGWDDDRLAALGLTLGADVPVFVRGHAAFAEGVGEKLSPEYPEEPWYVVLVPQVSVSTAEIFSDPLLTRNSPPIKVRPVPKGNSRNDCLPVVARRYPEVRNALNLLGKFTEAKLTGTGSCVFGGFPSKAEADKVSALLTETLTGFVAKGSNVSMLHRKLQSLL; from the coding sequence GTGTCCGTACAAACATTGACCCTGCCCTCCCCGGCCAAACTCAATCTGATGCTGCACATCTTGGGCCGCCGTGAAGACGGTTACCACGAGCTGCAGACGCTGTTTCAATTTCTCGACTACGGCGATGAGCTGACATTCGCCGTACGCGACGATGGCGTCATCAAGTTGCATACCGACTTCGAAGGTGTCCCTCACGACAGCAACCTGATCGTGAAGGCGGCGAAAAAACTTCAGGAGCAATCCGGCTGTACGCTCGGCATCGATATCTGGATTGATAAAATCCTGCCCATGGGCGGTGGTATCGGTGGCGGCAGTTCAAATGCCGCGACCACATTGCTCGGGCTGAACCACTTGTGGCAACTGGGCTGGGATGACGATCGCCTTGCGGCCCTGGGCCTGACGCTGGGGGCCGACGTCCCGGTTTTCGTGCGTGGGCACGCGGCTTTTGCCGAGGGCGTTGGGGAGAAACTCAGCCCGGAATACCCCGAGGAGCCGTGGTATGTCGTGCTTGTTCCGCAAGTATCTGTAAGTACAGCAGAAATTTTTTCAGATCCACTGTTGACACGTAACTCTCCTCCCATTAAAGTGCGCCCCGTTCCCAAGGGAAACAGTCGAAATGACTGCTTACCGGTTGTAGCAAGGCGTTATCCAGAGGTACGTAACGCTTTGAATTTGTTAGGTAAATTTACCGAAGCAAAATTAACCGGCACTGGAAGTTGTGTGTTTGGGGGCTTCCCAAGCAAAGCTGAAGCTGATAAAGTCTCGGCCCTTCTTACAGAGACCCTTACAGGGTTTGTAGCAAAGGGAAGCAACGTTTCGATGTTGCATCGCAAGCTGCAAAGTCTGCTCTAA